Proteins encoded in a region of the Vibrio ponticus genome:
- a CDS encoding Na/Pi symporter — protein MNQATTTAAPISSTARWLRWANLAFMLYLLLLAVSMVGTGFKWSVGDQAKVLFEFAAHPIAGLMIGLVATALIQSSSTVTSIIVGLVAGGLPVETAIPMVMGANIGTTVTNTLVSLGHVRCKEEFQRAFASATIHDFFNLLAVMIFLPLEMMFGILDKVSHWLVSPLLNTGDMSVGGFDFIKPITKPVISALQGPLGTFGNTVGGVLLIAIGIATIFLAITVMGKLMKGLMVGRARDILKNAIGRGPIHGIVSGSIVTVLVQSSSTTTSLMVPLVGTGVLKVRDVYPFTLGANIGTCITALLAATAVSGEFAVFALQIALVHLVFNLMATVFIFGIPFLREIPVKCAEYLAATAVKNKAVVAAYLLSVFIVLPGAILALTV, from the coding sequence ATGAACCAAGCTACTACTACAGCAGCACCTATTTCGAGCACAGCTCGCTGGTTACGCTGGGCTAACTTGGCATTCATGTTGTACTTACTGCTTCTAGCGGTATCAATGGTAGGTACTGGTTTTAAGTGGTCAGTGGGCGACCAAGCTAAAGTTCTATTTGAATTTGCGGCTCACCCAATTGCTGGTCTAATGATCGGTCTTGTGGCTACAGCACTTATCCAGTCTTCAAGTACAGTAACTTCTATTATCGTCGGCCTTGTGGCTGGTGGTTTACCAGTTGAAACTGCAATCCCTATGGTTATGGGTGCAAACATTGGTACAACAGTAACTAACACTCTAGTTTCTCTAGGTCACGTTCGTTGCAAAGAAGAATTCCAACGCGCATTTGCAAGTGCGACGATTCACGACTTCTTCAACCTACTAGCTGTAATGATCTTCCTACCGCTAGAGATGATGTTCGGTATTCTAGACAAAGTGTCTCACTGGTTGGTTTCACCACTACTAAACACTGGTGACATGAGCGTGGGTGGTTTTGACTTTATCAAACCAATCACTAAACCAGTAATCAGTGCACTGCAAGGTCCTCTAGGTACATTTGGTAACACTGTTGGTGGCGTATTGCTGATCGCTATCGGTATCGCGACAATCTTCCTAGCTATCACCGTAATGGGTAAGCTAATGAAAGGTCTAATGGTTGGTCGTGCACGTGATATTCTTAAGAACGCAATCGGTCGTGGTCCAATCCACGGTATCGTATCGGGTTCTATCGTGACAGTACTAGTTCAGTCTTCTTCAACGACAACTAGTCTAATGGTTCCACTAGTAGGTACTGGCGTTCTTAAAGTTCGTGACGTTTACCCGTTCACTCTAGGCGCTAACATCGGTACTTGTATTACCGCGCTACTAGCAGCAACAGCAGTATCAGGCGAGTTCGCAGTGTTCGCACTACAAATCGCACTTGTACACTTAGTGTTCAACCTAATGGCAACTGTATTTATCTTTGGTATCCCGTTCCTACGTGAGATTCCAGTGAAGTGTGCTGAATACCTAGCAGCAACAGCAGTTAAGAACAAAGCAGTTGTAGCAGCATACCTACTATCAGTGTTCATCGTGCTACCAGGTGCAATCCTAGCACTGACAGTATAA
- a CDS encoding thymidylate synthase — protein MKQYLELCQRIVDHGEWVENERTGKRCLTVINADLTYDVANNQFPLVTTRKSFWKAAVAELLGYIRGYDNAEDFRQLGTKTWDANANLNEAWLNNPYRKGEDDMGRVYGVQGRAWAKPDGGHIDQLRKIVDDLTRGVDDRGEILNFYNPGEFHMGCLRPCMYSHHFSLLGDTLYLNSTQRSCDVPLGLNFNMVQVYVFLAIMAQITGKKPGVAYHKIVNAHIYEDQLELMRDVQLQREPLAPATFHINPEIKSLEDLETWVTLDDFWVEGYECHEPIKYPFSV, from the coding sequence GTGAAACAGTATTTAGAACTCTGTCAGCGTATTGTTGACCATGGTGAGTGGGTTGAAAACGAGCGTACCGGCAAGCGCTGCTTAACGGTAATTAATGCCGATTTAACTTACGATGTGGCTAACAACCAGTTCCCGCTAGTGACTACACGTAAGAGCTTCTGGAAAGCGGCAGTCGCAGAGTTACTGGGCTATATCCGTGGGTATGATAATGCCGAAGATTTTCGTCAGCTCGGCACCAAAACCTGGGATGCGAATGCGAATTTGAACGAAGCTTGGCTGAATAACCCATACCGCAAAGGCGAAGATGACATGGGACGCGTATACGGCGTTCAAGGTCGTGCATGGGCAAAACCTGATGGCGGCCATATTGACCAACTACGCAAGATTGTGGATGACTTGACTCGCGGCGTTGATGACCGCGGTGAGATCTTAAACTTCTACAACCCAGGTGAGTTCCATATGGGTTGTTTGCGTCCATGTATGTACAGCCATCATTTCTCGCTACTGGGCGACACTTTGTACCTCAACAGTACTCAGCGTTCGTGTGACGTGCCGCTAGGGCTGAATTTCAATATGGTTCAAGTGTATGTGTTCCTTGCTATCATGGCGCAAATTACCGGTAAGAAGCCTGGTGTGGCGTATCATAAGATTGTTAATGCACACATCTACGAAGATCAGCTTGAGTTGATGCGTGATGTACAGTTACAACGTGAACCATTAGCACCTGCAACGTTCCACATTAACCCTGAGATCAAGTCACTTGAAGACTTGGAAACATGGGTAACCTTGGATGACTTTTGGGTTGAAGGCTACGAATGCCACGAGCCGATTAAGTATCCGTTTTCGGTGTAA
- the rpsT gene encoding 30S ribosomal protein S20, which produces MANSKSAKKRAIQAEKRRQHNASRRSMMRTYMKKTVAAIEAGDKEAATAAFAAVTPILDRMATKGLVHKNKAARHKSRFAAAIKAL; this is translated from the coding sequence TTGGCAAATAGTAAATCTGCTAAGAAGCGCGCTATCCAAGCTGAGAAACGTCGCCAGCACAACGCTAGCCGTCGTTCTATGATGCGCACTTACATGAAGAAAACTGTTGCTGCTATCGAAGCAGGCGACAAAGAAGCTGCAACTGCTGCATTCGCTGCAGTTACACCAATCCTAGACCGTATGGCGACTAAAGGTCTTGTTCACAAGAACAAAGCTGCACGTCATAAGTCTCGTTTCGCTGCTGCAATCAAAGCTCTATAA
- the nhaR gene encoding transcriptional activator NhaR — MSHLNYNHLYYFWMVCKQGSVTKAADALFLTPQTVTGQIKALEDRLDGKLTKRNGRSVEPTELGQLVFKYADRMFGLSYEMLDIVNYSQHSNILFDVGVADALSKRLVSKILMTTVPEDNSIHLRCFESTHEMLLEQLAQHKLDMILSDCPVDSSQSPGLFSKKLGESSMSFFCSGQVEKVKFPEVLEQRKLLIPGSRTAMGRKVIEWFDRQGITVDILGEFDDVALMKAFARYHDDVIFLAPTLYSQEIQEDQALQLLGHVDELKEEYYVIFAERMIQHPAVKNVCDADFSKLFN; from the coding sequence ATGTCTCATCTAAATTACAATCATCTCTACTATTTCTGGATGGTTTGCAAGCAAGGCTCGGTAACCAAAGCGGCAGATGCCTTATTCCTCACACCGCAAACTGTCACCGGGCAAATTAAAGCGTTAGAAGATCGTCTCGACGGCAAATTGACCAAACGCAATGGTCGCAGTGTTGAGCCTACCGAACTTGGTCAGCTCGTTTTCAAATATGCGGATCGTATGTTTGGTCTTAGCTATGAGATGCTTGATATTGTTAATTACAGCCAACATTCGAATATATTATTTGATGTCGGTGTGGCTGATGCATTATCGAAACGTTTGGTGAGTAAGATTTTGATGACCACAGTGCCTGAGGACAACAGTATCCATTTGCGCTGCTTTGAGTCGACGCACGAAATGCTACTGGAACAACTGGCGCAACATAAACTGGATATGATTTTGTCCGATTGCCCGGTCGATTCGAGCCAAAGCCCGGGTCTCTTCAGTAAGAAGCTCGGTGAGAGCAGCATGAGTTTCTTCTGCTCTGGTCAAGTTGAAAAAGTGAAGTTCCCTGAGGTGTTAGAGCAGCGTAAATTGCTGATCCCTGGCAGTCGTACGGCGATGGGTCGTAAGGTTATTGAATGGTTTGATCGCCAAGGTATTACCGTCGACATTCTTGGCGAATTCGATGATGTGGCGTTAATGAAGGCATTTGCTCGTTATCACGATGATGTCATCTTTTTAGCACCGACACTCTACAGCCAAGAGATTCAAGAAGATCAAGCTTTGCAGTTACTTGGTCATGTTGATGAGTTGAAAGAAGAGTATTACGTGATTTTTGCTGAGAGAATGATCCAGCATCCCGCTGTAAAAAATGTATGTGATGCGGATTTTAGTAAACTATTTAATTAA
- the ribF gene encoding bifunctional riboflavin kinase/FAD synthetase, translating into MELIRGIHNILPQHQGCVLTIGNFDGVHLGHQAVLEQVAHQAQTLGLPSMVMTFEPQPLELFAKEKAPARLTRLRDKFVQLSKLNLDRLLCVSFNTYFANLSAEEFITDLLVKRLGVKFLVVGDDFCFGRGRKGNFAMLQQAGKEYGFEVVSTQSFCLQQLRVSSTAIRNALAEDNLPAAAEMLGRDYSISGRVSHGRKLGRTIGFPTANIPLKRCVSPVSGVYVVQALGLGGQAIGGVANIGQRPTVNGVRQQLEVHLFDFQGDLYGKQLEIVLLEKLRNEHKFESFEALKQQIELDAEAARVWLRQFKG; encoded by the coding sequence ATGGAATTGATCCGAGGTATTCACAATATTTTGCCGCAACATCAAGGTTGTGTGCTTACCATAGGAAACTTCGATGGTGTTCATTTAGGGCACCAAGCTGTGTTAGAGCAAGTGGCACACCAAGCGCAAACATTAGGTTTGCCGTCGATGGTGATGACGTTTGAACCACAGCCATTGGAGTTGTTTGCAAAAGAGAAAGCACCGGCGCGTTTGACGCGTTTGCGAGATAAGTTTGTCCAATTAAGCAAACTTAACTTAGATCGCTTACTTTGCGTCAGTTTTAATACCTATTTCGCCAATCTAAGCGCGGAAGAGTTTATTACTGACTTGTTGGTCAAGCGATTGGGTGTTAAGTTTCTCGTAGTCGGCGATGACTTCTGCTTCGGTCGTGGTCGTAAAGGTAACTTTGCGATGCTGCAGCAAGCGGGTAAAGAGTATGGTTTTGAGGTGGTCAGCACCCAAAGCTTCTGTTTACAACAACTGCGAGTGAGCAGCACTGCGATTCGTAATGCTTTAGCGGAAGATAACTTACCGGCAGCGGCTGAGATGTTAGGTCGCGACTACAGTATTAGTGGGCGCGTATCTCATGGACGCAAATTAGGTAGAACCATAGGTTTTCCTACTGCAAATATTCCCCTCAAGCGCTGTGTATCACCCGTTTCTGGTGTGTATGTCGTTCAAGCTTTAGGGCTTGGCGGGCAAGCGATTGGAGGAGTGGCGAACATTGGTCAAAGACCAACAGTAAATGGTGTTCGCCAACAGCTAGAAGTACATTTATTCGATTTTCAAGGCGATTTATACGGCAAACAGCTCGAAATTGTACTTCTGGAAAAACTTCGCAATGAACATAAATTTGAGTCGTTCGAAGCGCTTAAACAGCAAATAGAATTGGATGCTGAGGCAGCAAGGGTGTGGCTGCGTCAGTTTAAGGGTTAA
- a CDS encoding ArsR/SmtB family transcription factor encodes MNVLEMEKNSAQAVVLLKAMANERRLQILCLLHNQELSVGELCSKLSLSQSALSQHLAWLRRDGLVDTRKEAQTVYYTLSSDEVKALIHLLHSLYCRPVGELQPS; translated from the coding sequence ATGAATGTGCTAGAGATGGAGAAAAACTCTGCTCAAGCGGTAGTGCTATTAAAAGCGATGGCCAATGAAAGACGCTTGCAGATATTGTGTTTGCTACATAACCAAGAACTTTCAGTTGGAGAGTTGTGTAGCAAGTTATCGCTGAGCCAGTCGGCGCTTTCACAGCATTTAGCGTGGCTACGTCGTGATGGTTTGGTCGATACGCGTAAAGAAGCACAAACGGTTTACTACACACTGAGTAGTGATGAAGTGAAGGCATTAATTCACTTATTGCACAGTTTATATTGCCGACCAGTTGGTGAATTGCAACCCAGTTAA
- the murJ gene encoding murein biosynthesis integral membrane protein MurJ: protein MSKRLLKSGMIVSAMTLISRVLGLVRDVVVANLMGAGASADVFFFANKIPNFLRRLFAEGAFSQAFVPVLTESHAAGDMDKTRELIAKASGTLGVIVSIVTLLGILGSGVVTALFGFGWFLDWLNDGPSAGKFELASFMLKITFPYLWFITFVALSGAILNTLGKFAVSSFTPVFLNVMIIFSAWFIAPQLAQPEIGLAIGVFLGGLVQFLFQIPFLIKAGVMVKPKWGWRDPGVVKIRTLMIPALFGVSVSQINLLLDTFIASFLQTGSISWLYYSDRLLEFPLGLFGIAIATVILPALSRKHVDAHSEGFASTMDWGVRMVLLLGLPAMLGLMVLAKPMLMVLFMRGEFSPHDVHQASLSLLAYSSGLLNFMLIKVLAPGYYSRQDTKTPVKYGIVAMVTNMGFNAIFAYFYGYVGLAMATALSALVNMSLLYRGLHIQGVYQISRRTLLFIARLVMAGGAMVAAILWQLEEMSVWLTWSFAERVMWLAALIGLGAGVYLICLLVLGVRLKDLKAATE from the coding sequence GTGAGTAAACGTCTGCTTAAGTCTGGCATGATCGTCAGTGCAATGACTTTGATTTCCCGCGTGTTAGGTTTAGTTCGTGATGTGGTGGTTGCTAACCTCATGGGCGCAGGTGCCAGCGCGGATGTATTTTTCTTTGCCAATAAAATTCCTAATTTTTTGCGCCGTCTATTTGCTGAAGGTGCGTTTTCACAAGCTTTTGTGCCGGTATTAACCGAAAGTCATGCTGCTGGTGATATGGATAAGACGCGCGAGTTGATCGCTAAAGCATCCGGTACGCTGGGTGTGATTGTTTCGATTGTGACCTTATTAGGTATTCTTGGCTCCGGTGTGGTGACTGCACTATTTGGTTTTGGTTGGTTTTTAGATTGGCTCAATGATGGTCCTTCGGCGGGAAAATTTGAATTGGCGAGCTTTATGCTCAAAATTACCTTTCCTTATTTATGGTTCATCACCTTTGTCGCCTTGTCGGGGGCCATTCTTAATACCTTAGGCAAATTCGCAGTCTCGTCGTTTACACCCGTTTTTCTCAACGTCATGATCATCTTTTCTGCATGGTTTATTGCCCCGCAGCTGGCGCAACCAGAAATTGGCTTAGCGATTGGTGTTTTCTTAGGTGGTTTAGTTCAGTTCTTATTCCAAATCCCTTTCCTTATTAAAGCGGGCGTGATGGTGAAGCCTAAGTGGGGCTGGCGCGATCCGGGTGTGGTGAAAATTCGCACGCTAATGATCCCGGCTCTGTTTGGTGTTTCGGTTAGCCAAATCAACCTACTGCTTGATACCTTCATTGCCAGTTTCTTACAAACCGGCTCAATCAGTTGGTTGTACTACTCTGACCGTTTACTTGAATTTCCACTCGGGCTATTTGGTATCGCGATTGCTACCGTTATTCTACCTGCGTTGTCGCGTAAGCATGTTGACGCTCATAGTGAAGGGTTTGCCAGCACGATGGATTGGGGCGTGCGAATGGTGCTGTTATTAGGTCTGCCTGCCATGCTGGGTTTGATGGTATTAGCCAAACCGATGTTAATGGTGCTATTTATGCGTGGTGAATTCTCTCCTCATGATGTTCATCAAGCCTCCCTTTCCTTACTTGCCTACTCGTCAGGGTTGCTTAACTTTATGTTGATTAAAGTGCTCGCCCCTGGCTACTACTCACGTCAAGACACTAAGACACCAGTGAAGTACGGTATTGTCGCGATGGTGACCAATATGGGCTTTAACGCGATCTTTGCTTATTTCTATGGCTATGTTGGTTTAGCAATGGCAACGGCGCTATCAGCACTGGTTAATATGTCTCTTCTATATAGAGGGCTGCATATTCAAGGTGTGTATCAAATCAGTAGACGCACGCTACTATTTATTGCCCGCTTGGTGATGGCAGGTGGCGCGATGGTGGCGGCTATTTTGTGGCAGTTAGAAGAGATGAGCGTTTGGCTGACTTGGAGCTTTGCAGAGCGCGTTATGTGGCTGGCTGCGTTGATTGGCTTAGGCGCTGGCGTTTACCTAATTTGCCTGCTGGTTTTAGGCGTTCGTTTAAAAGATTTAAAAGCAGCGACAGAGTAG
- the lgt gene encoding prolipoprotein diacylglyceryl transferase produces MSQGYFEFPNIDPVLVSIGPLSIRWYGLMYLIGFAFALWLANRRADKPGSGWTREQVSDLLFAGFLGVVIGGRVGYVLFYNFELFLQDPLYLFKVWTGGMSFHGGLLGVITAMFWYARKNGRTFFGVADFIAPLVPFGLGMGRMGNFMNSELWGRVTDVPWAIVFPNGGPLPRHPSQLYEMALEGIVLFFILNWFIKKPRPLGSVSGLFLVGYGTFRFLVEYVREPDAQLGLFGGFISMGQILSTPMIIAGGLMMVWAYKRGHYKDELPQQKAK; encoded by the coding sequence ATGTCTCAGGGATACTTTGAATTTCCTAATATCGATCCTGTATTAGTCTCAATTGGCCCACTATCTATTCGTTGGTATGGCTTAATGTACTTAATCGGTTTTGCCTTTGCCTTGTGGCTGGCGAATCGACGCGCTGACAAACCGGGCAGTGGCTGGACTCGCGAACAGGTGTCTGACTTGCTCTTTGCTGGTTTCTTAGGTGTCGTGATCGGCGGTCGTGTCGGTTATGTTTTGTTTTATAACTTTGAGTTGTTCCTACAAGACCCACTTTACCTGTTTAAAGTCTGGACCGGTGGTATGTCATTCCACGGCGGTCTGCTGGGTGTGATCACCGCAATGTTCTGGTATGCGCGTAAAAATGGACGTACTTTCTTTGGTGTGGCGGATTTCATTGCTCCACTGGTGCCGTTTGGCTTAGGTATGGGGCGTATGGGTAACTTTATGAACAGCGAGCTGTGGGGACGTGTTACTGACGTGCCTTGGGCTATCGTATTTCCTAATGGTGGTCCGCTGCCGCGCCATCCTTCACAGCTATATGAGATGGCTCTTGAAGGGATCGTACTGTTCTTTATTCTAAACTGGTTTATTAAAAAGCCACGTCCACTTGGATCTGTGTCAGGTCTGTTCTTAGTCGGTTATGGTACATTCCGTTTCCTCGTCGAATATGTCCGTGAACCAGATGCACAATTAGGCTTATTTGGTGGCTTTATCTCTATGGGTCAAATCTTATCAACACCAATGATCATTGCTGGTGGTTTGATGATGGTATGGGCCTACAAGCGCGGTCACTACAAAGACGAATTACCCCAACAGAAAGCGAAGTAA
- the lspA gene encoding signal peptidase II, whose protein sequence is MSEKALTLKESGVRWLWLALVIFIADIAIKLVVMNNMGYGWNNRIEILPFFNLLYVHNYGAAFSFLSDQAGWQRWLFTGIAFVVTAMLTYWMSKLPAKEKWNNIAYAMIIGGAIGNVFDRVVHGFVVDYLDFYWGTYHWPAFNLADTTICIGAAMIILDGFLSKEKTTA, encoded by the coding sequence ATGAGTGAAAAAGCACTAACACTGAAAGAGTCTGGGGTTCGCTGGCTTTGGTTAGCCTTAGTGATTTTTATTGCTGACATCGCGATTAAGCTCGTGGTAATGAACAATATGGGGTATGGCTGGAATAACCGTATTGAAATTCTGCCATTCTTTAATTTGCTTTATGTTCATAACTACGGTGCGGCATTCAGCTTTTTAAGTGATCAAGCGGGTTGGCAACGTTGGTTATTTACCGGTATTGCGTTCGTAGTAACGGCGATGTTGACTTATTGGATGAGCAAATTACCGGCGAAAGAGAAGTGGAATAACATTGCTTATGCGATGATCATCGGTGGTGCGATTGGTAATGTCTTTGATCGTGTAGTACATGGTTTTGTGGTCGACTACCTCGATTTTTACTGGGGTACATATCATTGGCCCGCATTCAACTTAGCCGATACGACAATCTGTATTGGTGCGGCGATGATTATCCTCGATGGCTTTCTTAGTAAAGAGAAAACCACCGCATAA
- the ileS gene encoding isoleucine--tRNA ligase translates to MSEYKDTLNLPETGFPMRGNLAQREPEMLKRWYKEDLYGEIRKAKKGKKSFVLHDGPPYANGDIHIGHALNKILKDIIIKSKTLSGFDAPYIPGWDCHGLPIELMVEKKVGKPGQKVTAAEFREKCREYAAGQVEGQKESFKRLGIMGEWDKPYRTMDFATEANIIRALGKIADKGHLLKGFKPVHWCTDCGSALAEAEVEYKDKVSPSIDVRFKAADEAALLAKFELNEGHEGHGDVSIVIWTTTPWTLPANRAVCLRDDLEYVLIQVEGDNPERIIVASELAKDVMDRAGIEHFHNLGFAKGADLELAQFNHPFYDFSVPAILGDHVTTDSGTGVVHTAPGHGQEDFAVGQKYGLEVANPVGSNGVYLPDTELFAGQHVFKANDAVVETLKEKGALLHHHAYEHSYPHCWRHKTPIIFRATPQWFISMDQAGLRAKALESIKGVQWMPEWGQSRIEGMIEGRPEWCISRQRTWGVPIALFVHKETAELHPKSLELIEKVAQLVEQKGIQAWWDVDNAELLGDDADQYEKVLDTLDVWFDSGVTHSAVVDAREEFNGHSADLYLEGSDQHRGWFQSSLISSIAMKDEAPYKQVLTHGFVVDGHGRKMSKSIGNVVAPKDVTNKLGADILRLWVASTDYTGEVAVSDEILKRSADAYRRIRNTARFFLANLNGFNPETDLVPAEEMVALDRWAVGRAFAAQEEIIKAYDEYNTHAVMQRLMHFCSVEMGSFYLDVIKDRQYTAKLGGHAQRSCQTALYYIVEALVRWMAPIMSFTADEIWNEMPGARDKFVFTGEWFDGLFGLAEGEELNNEFWTEIQKVRGGVNKLLEAARTDKVIGGALQAEVTLYADDALAAQINKLEDELRFVLLTSAAVVKPLTEKTDAAKATELEGLFVEVKATEAEKCDRCWHHTPDVGTIAGHETVCGRCVSNIDGEGEVRRYA, encoded by the coding sequence ATGAGTGAGTATAAAGATACCCTGAACTTACCTGAAACAGGGTTTCCGATGCGCGGCAATCTGGCACAACGTGAGCCAGAAATGCTTAAGCGTTGGTACAAAGAAGATCTTTACGGTGAAATCCGTAAAGCTAAGAAAGGCAAAAAGTCATTCGTGTTGCACGATGGTCCTCCATACGCGAACGGTGACATTCACATTGGCCACGCACTAAACAAGATTCTTAAAGACATTATTATTAAATCCAAAACACTTTCAGGTTTTGACGCACCATACATTCCTGGTTGGGACTGTCACGGTCTTCCTATCGAGCTAATGGTAGAGAAGAAAGTAGGTAAGCCAGGTCAAAAAGTGACGGCAGCTGAGTTCCGTGAAAAATGTCGCGAATACGCAGCGGGTCAAGTTGAAGGTCAAAAAGAGAGCTTCAAGCGTCTTGGTATCATGGGTGAGTGGGACAAACCTTACCGCACAATGGATTTTGCTACCGAAGCAAACATCATTCGTGCACTGGGTAAAATTGCCGACAAAGGTCACCTACTAAAAGGTTTCAAACCAGTTCACTGGTGTACGGACTGTGGCAGCGCACTTGCTGAAGCAGAAGTTGAGTACAAAGACAAAGTTTCTCCGTCTATCGACGTACGTTTTAAAGCCGCAGACGAAGCAGCACTGCTAGCTAAGTTTGAGCTAAACGAAGGTCATGAAGGTCACGGTGACGTATCTATCGTTATCTGGACAACCACACCATGGACACTGCCAGCGAACCGCGCAGTATGTCTACGTGATGATCTTGAGTACGTATTAATCCAAGTTGAAGGCGACAACCCAGAACGTATCATCGTTGCATCTGAGCTAGCGAAAGATGTGATGGATCGCGCGGGTATCGAACACTTCCACAACCTTGGTTTTGCTAAAGGTGCCGATCTAGAGCTTGCTCAGTTCAACCACCCATTCTACGATTTCAGCGTTCCTGCGATCCTAGGCGATCACGTAACGACTGACTCAGGTACAGGTGTGGTTCACACTGCCCCTGGCCACGGTCAAGAAGACTTCGCAGTTGGTCAAAAATACGGTCTAGAAGTTGCAAACCCAGTTGGTTCAAACGGTGTTTACCTACCTGACACTGAGCTATTTGCTGGTCAACACGTATTCAAAGCAAATGATGCGGTTGTAGAAACGCTAAAAGAAAAAGGCGCGCTACTGCACCACCACGCTTACGAGCACAGCTACCCACACTGCTGGCGCCATAAGACACCAATCATCTTCCGTGCAACACCACAATGGTTTATCTCTATGGATCAAGCGGGTCTACGTGCTAAAGCACTAGAGTCAATCAAAGGTGTTCAATGGATGCCAGAATGGGGTCAAAGCCGCATCGAAGGTATGATCGAAGGTCGTCCTGAGTGGTGTATCTCTCGTCAACGTACATGGGGTGTGCCAATCGCTCTATTCGTTCACAAAGAGACAGCTGAACTGCACCCTAAATCACTAGAGTTGATTGAGAAAGTAGCACAGCTAGTAGAGCAAAAAGGCATTCAAGCTTGGTGGGATGTGGATAACGCAGAACTGCTAGGCGATGACGCTGACCAATACGAAAAAGTACTGGATACGCTAGACGTATGGTTCGACTCTGGTGTAACACACTCTGCGGTTGTTGACGCTCGTGAAGAGTTCAACGGTCACAGTGCTGACCTATACCTAGAAGGTTCAGACCAACACCGTGGTTGGTTCCAATCGTCACTGATTTCATCGATCGCGATGAAAGATGAAGCACCATACAAGCAAGTGCTAACACACGGCTTCGTGGTAGATGGTCACGGCCGTAAGATGTCAAAATCTATCGGTAACGTTGTTGCACCAAAAGATGTAACCAACAAACTAGGCGCAGACATCCTTCGTCTATGGGTTGCATCAACAGACTACACTGGTGAAGTAGCGGTTTCTGACGAAATCCTAAAACGCTCAGCAGATGCGTACCGTCGTATCCGTAACACGGCGCGTTTCTTCCTAGCAAACTTGAACGGTTTCAACCCTGAAACGGATCTTGTTCCTGCGGAAGAGATGGTTGCGCTAGATCGTTGGGCTGTGGGTCGTGCATTTGCAGCACAAGAAGAGATCATCAAAGCTTACGACGAGTACAACACGCACGCAGTAATGCAGCGTCTAATGCACTTCTGTTCAGTAGAAATGGGTTCATTCTACCTAGACGTGATTAAAGACCGTCAATACACAGCGAAACTGGGCGGTCACGCACAACGTAGCTGTCAAACAGCACTTTACTACATTGTAGAAGCACTAGTTCGTTGGATGGCACCAATCATGTCGTTCACTGCAGACGAAATCTGGAACGAAATGCCAGGTGCGCGCGACAAGTTTGTCTTCACAGGCGAGTGGTTCGATGGTCTATTCGGTCTTGCAGAAGGCGAAGAGCTAAACAACGAATTCTGGACTGAAATCCAAAAAGTTCGTGGTGGCGTGAACAAACTGCTAGAAGCTGCGCGTACTGATAAAGTTATCGGTGGTGCGCTACAAGCTGAAGTGACGCTATACGCAGATGATGCACTAGCAGCGCAAATTAACAAGCTTGAAGATGAACTACGTTTTGTTCTACTGACTTCAGCAGCGGTAGTGAAGCCTCTAACTGAGAAAACTGACGCAGCCAAAGCCACTGAGCTTGAAGGTCTGTTTGTTGAAGTGAAAGCGACGGAAGCTGAGAAATGTGACCGTTGTTGGCACCATACACCAGATGTCGGCACAATCGCAGGTCACGAGACAGTGTGTGGTCGTTGTGTGTCGAATATCGATGGTGAAGGTGAAGTTCGCCGTTATGCTTAA